TCTTTCGCCCCTCGAATTCGATTTGCTGGTGACGCTGCTGCGTCGTCCGCGACGCGTCTTCACTCGCGAAGAACTGCTCGACGAAGTGTGGCGGGAGGCCGAAGTCGGGACCGGCGCGGTCGAGCGCTACATCTCGTATCTGCGCGGCAAAATCGACGAGGGCTTCGATCGCCCGTTGATTCACACCGTGCGCGGCACCGGATATACGCTGCGTGTCTGACGCCTTTGCGCCGTTCGCGCGCCGGCTGACGCGCAGCTACGTCATCCTCGCTCTGGCACTGATCGTTCTCGTCGTTGCGGCCACGAGCGTGCTGGCTTTCCTTCTCGATGTCGGTACCTTGAACGAAGCGATCGCCGGCGACGCACACCGCCTCACCCAACGCGCGCTCGCCTACCAGCGCGCGCACCAGCCGCTGCGTGCTTACGCTCCCATCATCGTTGGCGAAATCGGCGGTCCGCGGGTGGGCGTGCACGTGTATGACGACGATCACCAGCTGCTGGCGCGCAGCGAGCGCGGCCGCGCGGGACCGCCCGGGCGGTTTACGGCTGCCGTCGCCATGTTATCGGGAGTGCGCCCGGCTGTCGTGGATGTACCAGGAGGGACGATCGTCGTGGTCCCCGACCTCGAGGGCTTCGCGCGTTTGCTCGCACGCTATCTCGCGTTCGTCCTACCGATCGGCGCACTCGCCGTCATCGTAGCTTGGATCGTTGGCCGCGCAATTTCGCGGCGCGCGATCGCTCCGCTGCACGACGTCGCGAGGGCCTTGCGCCGCATCGCCGCCGGCGAACTTCCCGAGCCGCTGAACGCGGGCGAAAGTAGCATCCGCGAGCTCACCGCGGCATATAATGCGCTGGCCCATCGGCTCGCGGCCGCAACGCTCGAGCGCGAGCGAAACGAGTTGCAGATGCGCCAGTTCGTCGCGGATGCCGGTCACGAGCTGCGCACGCCGTTAACCATCGTGATGGGTTATCTCGAAATTCTCCAACAAGGAATCGTCGGCGAGGCGGCGGTGGGCGACGTCTATGAAACGATGTTGGCCCAGAGCCGCCGGATGCGAGCCTCGATCGAAAAACTTATTCTCCTAGCGCGGCTGGAGCGGCCCCAGCCACCGCAAACTGAGGCGGTTGACGCCGGGGCGCTGACGCAACGTGTCGCCGAAGCGCTGCGTCCGCTGGCAGGCGATCGCATTGGCCTGACAATTCCACCGTCTTCCTGCATCGTCGCGGCCGATGAGGGCGAACTCTATGAAGCGCTGCGGAATGTGGTCGAGAATGCCATTCGCTACGCCCCCGAATCACCAATCTCAATCGACGTGTCATGCGAAAATTCGTTGGTGACGATCGTCGTCAGCGATCGAGGACCCGGCATGGAGCCCCGTGATCTCGAGAACGCATTCGATCGATTCTATCGCGGTGGGACGCGCAGCGGCGAAGGGTCGGGTCTCGGCCTCGCCATCGCAAAACGCGCCGTCGAACGCATCGGCGGAACGATTGAACTCAAAAGCCGGCGCGGTCTCGGTACGCAGGTTACCATCGCGCTGCCGCGGGCTCGTGAGACGTAACAGTTCACTGCGCGTTGACGTGCTCGGGACGAAACCCCAAGCCGACGAGCCGTCCCGGGATGCGAGGAAGAAAGGGCAAGAATCTCAGCACCGCTGGAAGCCGATGCAAGAATGGCGTACGCCCCTGCGCCAGGACGCGTCCGATAATGTTGCGCTGAATAAAGAGCTGCAACAATTGCGTACGGCGAGCAGCCGATTCCCTACGCCGCTGCACGGCCGCAAGGTCGCGCTTCGTAAGATCACCGCGTAACAGCTTTGGCGCTAAGATGTTCGCCGCGGCGACAGCATCTTGAATGGCGAGATTGATTCCGACTCCGCCGATCGGCGACATCGCGTGCGCGGCATCGCCGATACAGAGAAGTCCGGGACGGTACCACTCCCGCAAGCGGTTCACCCGAACCGTCAGCAGTTTCACATCGTCCCAGGTTTGGATTTCATCCACGCGATCGCTAAGAAACGGTACGATGGCTCCGATCTGCTTGCGAAACTCTTCGATGCCGCGTTCGTGGAGCTGCGCCTGCGTGCCCTTCGGAATGACGTACGCGCACTGCCAGTAAACGCCCCGATCGATCAACGCCATGATGCGCCCGTCGCGAATGTATCCGAAGGTTTCGTGCGGATCGTCGGAACGCTTGCTCAGACGTAGCCAAAGGACGTCCATCGGCGCACCGAGCTCGATCGGCTGCAAGCTCGCCTGTCCGCGCAGGGTGGATTCACGGCCATCCGCGGCGATCGTAAGTTTGGCGCGAACGTCAAGCGGACCATTTGGAGTCTGCGCGCGCACGCCGGCGACGCGTCCGTCGTTCCATAGGAGTTCCTGCGCCCGCGCCTGCATCCGCAAATCGAAGCTGGGGTACTCGGCGGCCTTCTCGACGAGAAAGTTCAAGAAGTCCCACTGCGGCATGAACGCCAAGAACTTACAGCGCGTCGGCAAATGCGTGAAATCTGCAACGGTAACCAGCGTCTCACCGAGATTGCCCGATAACTTGGTTACCTCTTGATGTGGACGTTCCAGAAACGACTCGAGCACGCCCAACTCGTCCATCACGTCGAGTGTCGACGGATGAATCGTGTCGCCGCGGAAATCGCGCAGAAAGTCGGCGTGCTTTTCCAAGAGGACGGTCGAAACGCCGGCGCGAGCAAACAGCAGTCCCGCCATCATACCGGCCGGGCCGCCGCCGACAATGCAGCAATCCGTTGTGATTTCGCTCACGCCGGCGTCTTTTTCGACGAATGCGCCGGTCAGCCCGGCGTGCCCGCTGCACGGGTGGCCGAGGGGAGACGCCCTCGAGCGGAGTAACTCCCCGTGCGAGCATGACTAGCGAAAGGCTCCGTTGTGGGAATTTCAAAGCAAAAGATTGATGCCATTTACGAGCTGCGTGAGGCCGCCGAAGAGAAGGCGTTGGCCGCGAAGAGCGTTGACGAGAATCCCACACCTGCAAAGCGCGACCAGCTTCTGAAAACGCAACTCGCACTCGAAGAGAAAACCATGGCGGCGATTTCCGTCTGCCACGAATGCGCCCAACAGCACAAGGACGACGCGCCGCACGGTGCTTAGGGCAGGCGTTTGACCAGCCGCAGCGAGCGGCCATCGTCGGAAAACTCAACTTCGTCCAACAACTGATGCATGATGTAAAGCCCGTATCCGCGGAGCGCTCCGCGCACGGGCTCGATGTCGAGGCGGGGAAGAAAGCCTCGGCCGTCGTCCCGAATCTCCGCAACGAGCCGCTCGCCGTCGTCGAAGCCCGTGACCGTCAGCGTCGATGCATGGCTGTGCTCGACAGCGTTTGCCAGCGCCTCTCCGATCGCGGTCTCAAAATCCGACAAATCGCGACCTGACAAACGCTGGGCTGCAAATTTTACGTACTCGCGGCGAGCCTCCCGAGCGCCGGAGGCCGAACATGGGAAAGATCCGCGATAACGACGAGCCACCCCCACGCGCCACTTATCTCCTTTTAAGCCGCCCGGTAATCTCGATAGCGAAAATCCACGACCTCTTCTGACGGGGGAACCGTCTGGAGAATCCAAAAACGTCCGTATGATTAGATCGCGCTTGGCTTCACTTGCATCTCTGGCGGCGCTTTTTCTCGTTGCTTGCGGCGGATCGCAGCCCGTGGCTCTTACGGCTAATACGGCGGTTCAGCCAGCAACTCGCGCTCGGACGCAGACTTTTCGTGGGTTCTACTCGGCAAAGTTCACCGACGTGGTCGGCAGCACTCTCCCCTTTTCGTCTTTGTGCTTGCGGTTTACACCGTCCGGCGCTTGGCGCTCCGTACCCCCGAACTCGTTTAATAACGGAACGTACCTTCTGTCTGGCAACGAATTGTTTGCGTCGGCCCAAGCCCCATGGTCGCCGGTCATCTACGCAACCTTGCAAGGGACTATAGCCGGCACACATGGCTCCGGCTACTACATCGTCATGCAACCTACCGGCCCGCTCTATAGTGGCGGGACGTTCACCATAACGCGCGCGGGCCAGAAGCACTGTTAACGAGCGGATGTTGGCACAATCCCGGAACTAAGCGAAGGTGCACGGCCGTCGTAAAACCGGTATCCACTTGGATTGCGTCTGAAAATGCGCACGCTGAGCGCGTCTCAGCCTCAACGCCGTAAGAGCCTGACGCTAGACCCGTAAAACGGAACGAGCCATCCGATTCCGAGACCGTCTTTTGTATTACATTACTAGACGGTATTGAAACGGCGAATATGGGCACCCCGGAAACGGATTTGCCCTTGTCATCGGCAACCGTCCCCGCGATCTCCGGTGCGGGCGATAAAGCTGCCAACGTCAGAATCAAGCAGACAACGAGGTTCATCCTAGCTTCTCCCCCTAGAAATCGTAAGCGTCCAGAGCGTAAGCCTGTGACCCTCGCCTCGCTGTCCTTTTTATGTGCAACCGGAGACTTTTATAGGCAGCTGCCGTTAGTAAGGCAAAGGCGGTTACCCCTGCGAGCAGCCGTCAACGCAGATGAAACTCCGAAGACTTAACCTACCCGGGGCAAGACTGGTTCGTTATCGGTAGGCGCACAATTCCGATCGCATGGCCGTTCTTATCAATTGCCTTAAACGGCACGGTTGCTGAACCGCATACTTTACCGTTGAAAACATCTTTGAATCGATTTTTATCGCCGTTATGGCCGACAACGTGGCAGTACCAATGGAATTTGGTATGCGAGTCGGCGGGAACGTGACAGGGTTGATTGTCAAACGTTGCATAAGCAATACCCTTGGCGCTAACAGCGACAAGTACATTATCACCTTTGTACGTAAGGGTTACCGGGCACGGCGATATGCTCGTCCCACCGCTGCCATTGCAAGTTCCGGTGCCTGCACGCAAGCCGGCGGCGTTAGAGCCGGTCGGGACGGCGCCGTTTGAACCTAAACTGGAACACGCCGTGACAGTTAGTGCCACGGCCAGGCTGAGAAACCGCATTTGTCCTTCTAATCCTTCCAACGTGGCTGACGGTGTTTCTGACCTTTCTGCCCCGCTTTGCCTTACCCCCTGGCTTGGCGTCGGGGCGACGCCTTCATAGGCCACTCCCCCCAAGAGACCCAAGAAACCCCAAGAGCCAAGAGAGCGGGAGAAAGGCGCGCCTACGAACAAGATTAGGCGCACCTAACATGTGCCCTGTCTACCGTCTGTCCGCCCGCCTCGCGGGGCTTGTGCTGCTTCTCCTCGTCGCCTTGCCGATGCGCGTGCTCGCCGACGCCGACGAGCCGGTTTCGCCAAACTCGACCAGCCTGGGGCTGCAGCCCCTCACCGGCGTTATTTCGCCGGCCACGCCGGCGCCGGGGGAGTCTACGGTATTTCAGCGGGCCGACGGCGCGTATCAAGCGATTCCCGCGGTTCGCGGCCGCACGAAGATCTTTCATATCGTGGAGCGCGCCGCGCCGTGGACGTTGCGTCCCGGCTTGACGGTCATGGCCAACACCTACAACGGCGTCGTTCCCGGACCGGTGTTGCTCGTCCATCAGGGTGACACTCTGGTGCTTGACTACACGAACGACGTGACGACGCCGGATTCGATTCACATGCACGGCATCCATGGCATTTCCGATGCGATGGACGGCGTCGCGGGCATATCGCAGTCGCTCGTGCCTCGCAATGGCCGCTTTATCTATCGCTTCGTTGCCGATCAGCCCGGGACGTTTATCTACCACACGCACGATAATGAAGCGATGCTCGATTCGGGTTTGTACGGTGCGATTATCGTAGAGCCGGCGAATGCGCGGCCGGTCGAACGCGGGCTCGCGCATGACTTCCTCGAGATGATTTCGTCGTGGCAGATCCAGAGCGCCGCGGAAAACGAGTTCACGCTCAACGGTAAGGAATATCCGGCAACGCGTCCGCTCGACGTGCGTTCCGGCGAGCGCTTTCGCGTGCGCTGGGTGAATATTTCAGGCGAAGAGTTTCACACGATGCATACGCACGGGCACGATCAGCAGATCATTGCTCGCGACGCATCACCGGTAGATTACAACGATACCGAGGACACGGTGCTGCTGGGACCGGGACAGCGCGTCGACGTCGCAATCACCGCAAACGCGAAGCCGGGAACCTGGCTGGTCCATTGCCACGTCCTCGACCATATCGAGGACTCGGCGGGAATGCCCAGCGGCTTGATTACCGCGATTCATTACGCCGGTACGCCCAACATGATGACCGCGATGTATCGAGCAATGACGCCGGCATCCAAGCCGAGCGCGGGCGGCTTGAGCTTCGGAATGACCGTGGTGCTCGGGGCAATCGCCGGCTTCACGATCTTTCTCGGCTTGCCGATCGCGCGGGCGCGCCGGCTTTCGCCACAGACGGTCGCACTCCTCAATGCGCTTGCGATCGGGATTTTGCTCTATCTGGTCGTCGAGATCGCGCAAAACGCCATCGTTCCAATTTCGCAAGGATTGACCGCGTGGCGCTCGGGCGCGAGCCCGTTTCCGGTTGTATCGATCGTGGTCTTCGTTCTCGGCTTGCTCATTGGACTCGTCGGCCTGGGCAGTGCGGCGACGTACGTCACTCGCCAAGCAGCGCAGCACGCCGAGAATCCCATCGTGCTCGCGGCATTAATCGCCATTGGAATCGGCGCGCATAATTTCGGCGAAGGATTGGCAATCGGCGCCTCGGCAGCGGCGGGCGCGACCGCCGTTGCCCTTGCGCTGATCGTCGGATTTGGGCTGCATAATGCGACCGAAGGGTTTGGCGTCGCCGCGCCACTGGTTGGGCGCGTCGTGCCGACGTGGGCACAGATCGGTCTCGCCGGTCTGGTCGCGGGGGGCCCTACGTTTATCGGCACGATCGTCGGCTACCGTTTTTACTCGCCGACCCTCTCGATCTTTTTCCTCGCCATTGCCGTCGGCGCGTTGATCTTCGTGATCGGTGAGCTCTGGAGCGTCTTGCGGCGAAGCGGCCTCACCGGATTCGTGACCGCGACGATGTGCGCGGGTTTTCTGCTTGGACTGGCGACGGAGCTCTTTCTCGACATCAACGGCGGTTGAGCGCGCCGCCCTTGCGAGCGCGCCTCGCGTCGGCTATCATCGGTACCAACGTATCGTGAGTTTGACGGAGGGTGAAGCGAGATTTTCGCGGCTCTAGTTTTGCTGACGTGGCATGGTATCACGCTCGGCGCGCCGGCAGCGCCGCTGCGAACCGTGCTCGGCGATCCGCTGCGCGTCATCGCGTTTGACAACGCTGCCCGCGACGTCGCGCGATATTGGCTCCCCGGCTCGAACTCAACGTATGTGCTCGTCGTCGAAGAGCGCGGATACGTCGTCAGTTTCCATACTTTTACCGATGAAACGCCCAGCGCACCAATCGAAACGGTGCCGCCGGATCCGTTCGGCGTTCGGCTAGGCCAAACGCTCGAAAGCGTGAAGGCCGCGCATCCCCAATTTCGCGATGGCGTTGACGAAAGCGGCGACCCGTTTCTGTTGGGCCGCCTTTCGTCAACCACTGGCGTCGAGTATTCCTTTGAGAACGATCGCGTTCGGAGCTTTCAATGGGCAATGTCGGCTCCGATCGAAAAACCGGAGCTTGCGCCGCTGCTTGGAGCCAGCGGCGATGCGTTTTCCTCGGCAATTCTCGACATGCAGCAAAACGAGCGCGACGGAGTCGACTGGGAATATCGCTATCTCGCGTTTCATCCCTGCACGCAGACGGCTCGTTGGAAGCTCGAAAGACAATCGCTGCTGCGCAACGATGGGCGCGAATACGACCGGCTGCACGTCGTGTGCCCCGCGACGCAGGCGGAGCATGACTTCTATTTCGACATCACGAACTATTTTGGTAAATTATGACGCGTCGATACGTCGCTCTTTCTCTTATCGCTGTGGCAGGATGTACGTCGAGCGCGCCGTCGGCGTTGCCCGCAATGCAGAGTCGAACGGCTTTGCGGGCGCTGAGTGCCACCGGCGCGGGAAAGATCACGCACGTCATCTACATCGTTCAAGAGAATCGCAGTTTTAACAATCTCTTTCAGGGCTATCCCGGAGCTGACACTGTTTCGAAAGGGCTGAATTCGAGCGGCCAGACGATTGCGCTCACGCCGGTTCCCTTGGAGAAGGTCTATCAAATCGATCATTCGGTCTATGCCATGTTCGATGCATGCAATGGAACGGGAAGCCTTCCCGGAACCGACTGCCAAATGAACGGATTCAACAACGAAGAATCGTCTGGCGGACCGCCCAATCCGCAGTACGTGTACGTGCCCCACGCCGAGTCGAAGCCGTATTTCGACATGGCCCACGAGTGGGTCGTCGCCGACCGGATGTTCCAATCACATCTCGACGAGAGCTTCGTGAGCCACCAATACGTCATCGCGGCGCAAGCGCAGTCGAGCGTCGATCTGCCCGCTTCGCTTATGTGGGGGTGCGCAGGCGGCACGTACGACGTGGTCCCGACGATTACGCAAGCGCGCCAAGAAGGCGCCGAACAACCGGCGTGCTTCGATTATACAACGCTCGGCGACGAGCTCGATAAGGCGAACCTTTCGTGGCGATTTTATGCGGTGCGCTATGGCGACGACAGCGGCGGCAACGGCGGAACGTGGTCGGCATACCAGGCCATCAAGCACATTTTCTACGGCCCCGATTGGAAGAAAGACGTCATATCGCCGAACTGGAAGTTCATTACCGACGTCCGCGCAGGAAAGCTGGCAAATTTTACCTGGATCACGCCGGAGTGCGCCGATTCCGACCACACGGAGTGCGGCGGTGGTTACGGTCCGTCGTGGGTTTCGGCCCTCGTCAACACGGTCGGACAAAGCAAATTTTGGAAGAACACCGCGATCTTCGTTCAATGGGACGATTGGGGCGGCTATTACGATCGCGTCCCGCCGCCGTTCAAGGACTACGACGGTCTGGGGTTTCGCGTGCCGCTCCTGGTGATCTCGCCGTTCGCAAAGGCGGGCCACGTCTCCCACGTTCAGTACGAAACGGCAAGCGTCTTACGTTTTGCCGAAGATCTCTACGGCCTTCCTCAGCTCGCCGCTGCCGACGCGCGAGCGACATCTCCAGCCGGCGACTGTTTTGACTTTTCGCAGGCGCCTCGACCGTTCGTCAAGATCAAAGCACCCCATCCGGCAAGTTTCTTCATCCATCACCGCTTCGCCAACAGCTACTTCGCGCCCGACTACGAGTAATCGCGCCGCAGGCTAATCTTCAGGCGGAATAAAGGCATCGCTTTCGATCAAGGCTTCGGATCGAAGATCGAGCCAGAACGCGTGCGGAATCTTTGTCTGGAGTGATGTGTAATCTGCGAGCACCTGCGCAGGACTCGCGCAACCAACCACCAACGCCGACGCGACGTCGGGCGCGCTCGAAAACTGCAGCGCCGCCGTGCGAAGGTCGACACCGTGCCGGGCCGCAACCGCCCGCAGCCGTTCGCGTTTTTCGATTGCCTCCGCAGGAATCTTGTAATTTTCTTTGCCGTAATTGAACCGAGCGCTTCCGCTGATGAAACCGGCGTTGAGCGATGAGCCGACGACAAAGGTCATTCCGCATTCGCGCGCCTTGGGAAAGACGTGGTGCAGAGCGTTTTCGTGATCGATCAATGAATATTGGCGGGCCAAGAGACACACGTCGGCGTCGGTGACTTCCATCAGCTTGAGGATGGGTTCGGGCGAGTTGACACCAAGCCCCCACCCCTTGATAACGCCTTGCTCGCGCATCGCGCTGAGCGCGGGAAACGCGCCGTTGCGCGCGATCTCAAACTGCTCCTCCCAGGGCCCCGGCAGCCATGAATTATCGGGTGAGAGATCGTGAACGAAAACGACGTCGAGTGCGTCGACGCCTAAACGCTGAAGACTGTCTTCGATCGAGCGCTTGACGCCGTCGGCGGTGTAATCGTAACGGAGATTATTCGGCGAAGGGCTGAACGGATAGTATTCTTTCCCGTTGTTGTCGCGCGACGCCGTTAGTAACTTACCGACCTTCGAGGAGAGAACGTACTCGCTTCGCGCCTGCTTGTGCAAGAACGCGCCGAGACGCCGCTCGGCAAGTCCCAAACCATACCACGGAGACGTGTCGTAGTAACGCACCCCGGCGTTCCAGGCGGCCTCGATTGTCGCATACGCGTCTTCATCGGTGACGTAGGCGAACTCGTTGCCAAACGGCACCCCACCCAGCCCAAAGTACCGTTCCCCAAACAGCTCGGACGCCTTCATGCATACGCTTATCCCCGCATAACGGCCAGATCGAACCGATCGAGGTTCATGACCTTTTCCCACGCGGCGACGAAGTCGCGAACGAAGTGCTTGTCGTCAATAGCATAAACCTCGGCGATCGCGCGCAGCTGTGAGTTCGAGCCGAAGATCAGATCGCAGGACGTTCCGGTCCACGCCACCTCGCCGGTCCGGCGGTCCCGGCACTCGTAGATGGAGCCCCTGCCGAGAGGCTGCCATTTCCCGGTCATGTCGAGCAGGTTCACAAAGAAGTCGTTCGTCAGCGTGCCCGGACGCTTTGTAAAAACGCCGTGCTTGGAGCCGCCGGCGTTCGCGCCAAGCACGCGCAAACCGCCGACGAGGGCGGTCATCTCCGGAGCGGTTAGGGTGAGCAGATGGGCGCGGTCGACGAGTCGCTGCTCCGGCGAACGAGCGTGCACGCTGCCGAGGTAGTTGCGAAATCCGTCGGCCGGCGGTTCAAGGACCGCGAATGAGTGCGCGTCGGTGTTCTCTTGCGTCGCATCGGTGCGGCCCGGAAGGAAATTCACGTGTACGTCGTAGCCGGCGTTCTTCGCCGCTTGCTCGATCGCTGCACAACCACCGAGCACGATGACGTCGGCCAGCGAAACTTTCTTGCCGCCAGCGAGCGAAGCGTTGAACTCATCGCAAACTTTTTCGAGCGCTTGCAATACTCGTGCCAATTCGTCCGGCGCATTAACGGCCCAGTCCTTTTGCGGCGCGAGCCGAATGCGCGCGCCGTTTGCACCGCCACGCTTGTCGGTACCGCGGAACGTGGACGCGGATGCCCAGGCCGTCGTGACCAGTTGCGACAACGTAAGTCCACTGTTGAGAATGCGCTCTTTGAGTGCATCAATATCGTTACCGTCGATCAGTGGATGGTCGAGCGGCGGCAAGGGATCTTGCCAGATCTGCGGCTCGGGCGGTACCTCGGGACCGAGATAGCGCGAGACCGGACCCATATCGCGATGCGTCAGTTTATACCACGCCTTAGCAAAGGCGTCGGCAAACTCGTGAGGATTCTCGTGGAAGCGCTTGGAGATCGGGCCATAGATTGGATCGACCTTTAGCGAGAGGTCGGTCGTGAACATCATCGGGGCATGCTTTGCCGATGGATTATGCGCGTCGGGTACGGTGCCGGCACCGGCGCCGTTTTTCGGCGTCCACTGGAAGCCGCCCGCGGGACTCTTGGTGAGTTCCCAATCGTAATTGAAGAGGTTGTCGAAGTATTCGTTATTCCAGCGCGTTGGCGTTGTTGTCCAGGCACCCTCGAGGCCACTCGTGATTGTAGCGTCGGCGTTGCCCGTGCCGAACGAATTCCGCCAGCCAAGGTTCTGTTCTTCGATAGCAGCACCGGCCGGTGCCAGGCCGACGTACTGGCTCGGATCCGCTGCACCGTGCGCTTTGCCGAACGTATGGCCGCCGGCGATCAGCGCAACGGTCTCTTCATCATTCATCGCCATACGGGAGAACGTTTCGCGAATGTCGCGCGCCGCGGTGAACGGATCGGGTTTCCCATTCGGACCTTCCGGGTTCACATAGATCAAACCCATCTGCACGGCCCCGAGCGGTTGCTCGAGGTCACGCTCGCCCGCGTAACGTTTGTCGGCGAGCCATTCGTCTTCCGGACCCCAGTAAATGCTTTCGTCGGGTTCCCACGCGTCGACGCGACCGCCGGCGAACCCGAACGTTCTGAAACCCATGGATTCTAAGGCGCAGTTTCCGGCGAGAACCATGAGATCGGCCCACGAGATTTTCCGGCCGTACTTCTGCTTGATCGGCCAGAGCAGCAAACGTGCTTTGTCGAGGTTCGCATTGTCGGGCCAACTATTGAGCGGCGCGAAGCGCTGCGCGCCAGACGCTGCGCCGCCGCGGCCGTCGCCGATGCGGTACGTGCCCGCGCTGTGCCAGGCCATACGAACGAAGAGCGGTCCGTAGTGACCGTAGTCGGCGGGCCACCACTCCTGCGACGTGGTCATGAGGGCAACAATGTCGGCTTTCACCGCAGCAAGATCGAGACTGTTGAACTCGCGCGGATAGTTGAAATCGAGCTCCATCGGATCGGAGAGTGCTGACGGGCGGTGCAGCACAGAGAGGTCCAATAACTCCGGGAACCAATCGATATTGACGCGAGGGCGCAGGG
This Candidatus Eremiobacterota bacterium DNA region includes the following protein-coding sequences:
- a CDS encoding aldo/keto reductase, yielding MKASELFGERYFGLGGVPFGNEFAYVTDEDAYATIEAAWNAGVRYYDTSPWYGLGLAERRLGAFLHKQARSEYVLSSKVGKLLTASRDNNGKEYYPFSPSPNNLRYDYTADGVKRSIEDSLQRLGVDALDVVFVHDLSPDNSWLPGPWEEQFEIARNGAFPALSAMREQGVIKGWGLGVNSPEPILKLMEVTDADVCLLARQYSLIDHENALHHVFPKARECGMTFVVGSSLNAGFISGSARFNYGKENYKIPAEAIEKRERLRAVAARHGVDLRTAALQFSSAPDVASALVVGCASPAQVLADYTSLQTKIPHAFWLDLRSEALIESDAFIPPED
- a CDS encoding carboxypeptidase regulatory-like domain-containing protein gives rise to the protein MNLVVCLILTLAALSPAPEIAGTVADDKGKSVSGVPIFAVSIPSSNVIQKTVSESDGSFRFTGLASGSYGVEAETRSACAFSDAIQVDTGFTTAVHLRLVPGLCQHPLVNSASGPRALW
- a CDS encoding multicopper oxidase domain-containing protein, giving the protein MCPVYRLSARLAGLVLLLLVALPMRVLADADEPVSPNSTSLGLQPLTGVISPATPAPGESTVFQRADGAYQAIPAVRGRTKIFHIVERAAPWTLRPGLTVMANTYNGVVPGPVLLVHQGDTLVLDYTNDVTTPDSIHMHGIHGISDAMDGVAGISQSLVPRNGRFIYRFVADQPGTFIYHTHDNEAMLDSGLYGAIIVEPANARPVERGLAHDFLEMISSWQIQSAAENEFTLNGKEYPATRPLDVRSGERFRVRWVNISGEEFHTMHTHGHDQQIIARDASPVDYNDTEDTVLLGPGQRVDVAITANAKPGTWLVHCHVLDHIEDSAGMPSGLITAIHYAGTPNMMTAMYRAMTPASKPSAGGLSFGMTVVLGAIAGFTIFLGLPIARARRLSPQTVALLNALAIGILLYLVVEIAQNAIVPISQGLTAWRSGASPFPVVSIVVFVLGLLIGLVGLGSAATYVTRQAAQHAENPIVLAALIAIGIGAHNFGEGLAIGASAAAGATAVALALIVGFGLHNATEGFGVAAPLVGRVVPTWAQIGLAGLVAGGPTFIGTIVGYRFYSPTLSIFFLAIAVGALIFVIGELWSVLRRSGLTGFVTATMCAGFLLGLATELFLDINGG
- a CDS encoding HAMP domain-containing histidine kinase, coding for MSDAFAPFARRLTRSYVILALALIVLVVAATSVLAFLLDVGTLNEAIAGDAHRLTQRALAYQRAHQPLRAYAPIIVGEIGGPRVGVHVYDDDHQLLARSERGRAGPPGRFTAAVAMLSGVRPAVVDVPGGTIVVVPDLEGFARLLARYLAFVLPIGALAVIVAWIVGRAISRRAIAPLHDVARALRRIAAGELPEPLNAGESSIRELTAAYNALAHRLAAATLERERNELQMRQFVADAGHELRTPLTIVMGYLEILQQGIVGEAAVGDVYETMLAQSRRMRASIEKLILLARLERPQPPQTEAVDAGALTQRVAEALRPLAGDRIGLTIPPSSCIVAADEGELYEALRNVVENAIRYAPESPISIDVSCENSLVTIVVSDRGPGMEPRDLENAFDRFYRGGTRSGEGSGLGLAIAKRAVERIGGTIELKSRRGLGTQVTIALPRARET
- the katG gene encoding catalase/peroxidase HPI — translated: MENTIVELSEADQGQCPAGGAHVVPLRPRVNIDWFPELLDLSVLHRPSALSDPMELDFNYPREFNSLDLAAVKADIVALMTTSQEWWPADYGHYGPLFVRMAWHSAGTYRIGDGRGGAASGAQRFAPLNSWPDNANLDKARLLLWPIKQKYGRKISWADLMVLAGNCALESMGFRTFGFAGGRVDAWEPDESIYWGPEDEWLADKRYAGERDLEQPLGAVQMGLIYVNPEGPNGKPDPFTAARDIRETFSRMAMNDEETVALIAGGHTFGKAHGAADPSQYVGLAPAGAAIEEQNLGWRNSFGTGNADATITSGLEGAWTTTPTRWNNEYFDNLFNYDWELTKSPAGGFQWTPKNGAGAGTVPDAHNPSAKHAPMMFTTDLSLKVDPIYGPISKRFHENPHEFADAFAKAWYKLTHRDMGPVSRYLGPEVPPEPQIWQDPLPPLDHPLIDGNDIDALKERILNSGLTLSQLVTTAWASASTFRGTDKRGGANGARIRLAPQKDWAVNAPDELARVLQALEKVCDEFNASLAGGKKVSLADVIVLGGCAAIEQAAKNAGYDVHVNFLPGRTDATQENTDAHSFAVLEPPADGFRNYLGSVHARSPEQRLVDRAHLLTLTAPEMTALVGGLRVLGANAGGSKHGVFTKRPGTLTNDFFVNLLDMTGKWQPLGRGSIYECRDRRTGEVAWTGTSCDLIFGSNSQLRAIAEVYAIDDKHFVRDFVAAWEKVMNLDRFDLAVMRG
- a CDS encoding ATP-binding protein; the protein is MGVARRYRGSFPCSASGAREARREYVKFAAQRLSGRDLSDFETAIGEALANAVEHSHASTLTVTGFDDGERLVAEIRDDGRGFLPRLDIEPVRGALRGYGLYIMHQLLDEVEFSDDGRSLRLVKRLP
- a CDS encoding FAD-dependent oxidoreductase → MMAGLLFARAGVSTVLLEKHADFLRDFRGDTIHPSTLDVMDELGVLESFLERPHQEVTKLSGNLGETLVTVADFTHLPTRCKFLAFMPQWDFLNFLVEKAAEYPSFDLRMQARAQELLWNDGRVAGVRAQTPNGPLDVRAKLTIAADGRESTLRGQASLQPIELGAPMDVLWLRLSKRSDDPHETFGYIRDGRIMALIDRGVYWQCAYVIPKGTQAQLHERGIEEFRKQIGAIVPFLSDRVDEIQTWDDVKLLTVRVNRLREWYRPGLLCIGDAAHAMSPIGGVGINLAIQDAVAAANILAPKLLRGDLTKRDLAAVQRRRESAARRTQLLQLFIQRNIIGRVLAQGRTPFLHRLPAVLRFLPFLPRIPGRLVGLGFRPEHVNAQ